Within the Candidatus Babeliaceae bacterium genome, the region AATCAATTCTTAATTCCCAGACACCATCTGCCTGCTTGAGTAATTTACTGTCACCAAAATTTCCCAAACTAACTCGCTTTAATCTGGTGATAACAATTGATCTTGTCATCTTATCCAAATCAAGTAGCCATCGGGTAAACGGTTCTTTTCCAGTATTTGTTTTGTAGATAATGATTTTTGTTAAGCTCATATTATAATTTTAGCTTATAAGCTACTAAAATTCAAGATAGCCTTAAATTATTTAAAAAATTACACGCGCTGGAAGAAGCAAAAAAAATTGGCAACCAAGATATTATTAATCTGATTGCCAATAAAAATTAATTAAACAATATTATTGTTTTCTAAAAATGTGTAAAAATTCGTCATATGATATAGTGATTTTTTTTGAAGAAGTAACATATGTCGTAACTTCTTCTTCTAGTGGATCAAAATGTGCTATTAGTTCCGGTTTCTGTTTATTACGATGAAAATAATAAGCGTGATACTCGCCACTTGTGGTCACTTGCTTCAAAGGGTCGTGCGGCCAACCAGTATATAGTTGTTTATCCCAGCTTATTTGTTCACGTAACGGGTGATTGAGCCACCGTTGCTTGATTAAAAGATATTTTTCTTCTTTTTTTTCCAGCGCTTTTATTTTTTCTGGGAGCTGTTTTTTTATAGCTATTGCCGCGCTTTCATACATGCTTAATATGTTTACTGGCATTAATAATAATAAAAAAATATTTTTTGATTTTTTTGACATGGGATATCCTGTTAGATTTATTGATTTATATAATACTTGTTGTTAGTGTACATTTTTTATAGAAATAATCTCTGTTTTTATTATATTTCTGTAGAGTTTTTTGACGCTCTATCTGAATGCACTAAAAAACAAAGGCCACTTGATATCAGGTGGCCTTTGTTTTTTATATTTATATTCTATTTACTAAATTATTATTTTCTAAAAATAGCTAAAAACTCTTCGTAAGATGTACTCAATGCAGGTTGGTCATCGATATAAGTTATAACTGTTTTGGTTGTTGGTTCAAAGTGGGCTATTAATTTCGGTGCTCGGTTATCTTTTGGATGGTAATTTAAGTAATAATCACGAGACTCTGTGCTTACCATAATTATTTTTAATGGGTCATGCGTAAAGCCGGTAAGTAGTTGTTGTTGCCAGGCTTGTCTTATTGCTTCATTTGGATGATTAAACCAAATTGCCTTGATTGCTTGTTGTGTCTTTTGTTTTTCAAGTTTTTCTGCTTTTTTTTCATTGTTTGTATTTTTACGAGATGTTGGTGAATTTTTTGGCGACAGAGACACCAGAAAATTTTTAAAATTTTCCATGCAGATTATGTGCACTGGTATCAATAATAGAAATAAAAACTTTTTTAACATGATATATCCTATCGTTCGTGTAGATCAATAATATTCTTGTTATTATTGTACATTTTTTGTAAAAATAATCTCTGTTTTTTTAATTTCTTTTTTGTTATTTTTATTATTGGATAACAAACATGTGGGAATATATGGAATATGAATTACAACATTTAGAAAATCAACAACTCAAGCAAAGTCTAACAGCGCTGATAGAGAAATTTATTGCGTCACTTGACGTTGCGCCGAGCTCACGTATGACGTATCGCCGTTCATTGCATCAGTTTTTTATATGGTTTACGGCAAAAAAAATAAAAAGCCCTACGCGGGAGACTATTCTTGCCTATAAAGAGGCGCTTGATGCAAAAGGCCTCAGGCCGCCCAC harbors:
- a CDS encoding type II toxin-antitoxin system RelE/ParE family toxin: MSLTKIIIYKTNTGKEPFTRWLLDLDKMTRSIVITRLKRVSLGNFGDSKLLKQADGVWELRIDYGSGYRIYFGKQGNTIIVLLVGGDKRTQDKDIVKAQRYWLNYKESVK